From the genome of Rhineura floridana isolate rRhiFlo1 chromosome 7, rRhiFlo1.hap2, whole genome shotgun sequence, one region includes:
- the LOC133388561 gene encoding heat shock protein beta-7-like, translating into MSSVSSSSTFRSEHISTYSPAKPCFEPLLDPPHGIFGAGRARESYGYSGSPPAVHPSTLGSSNVIASGDKYQVMADLSQFEPQDIVVTTYNYCIVIQAEKVAEDGTVSNTFTHKCQLPADMDPLSISCSLNDSGKLIITARRQLLAPPPLYRTEVKL; encoded by the exons ATGTCTTCTGTGAGCTCATCGTCCACCTTCCGCTCGGAGCACATCAGCACCTACAGTCCTGCGAAGCCTTGCTTTGAACCCCTGCTTGACCCTCCACATGGGATCTTTGGTGCCGGGAGGGCCCGAGAGTCCTATGGATACTCAG GCTCACCCCCAGCAGTACACCCCTCCACTCTGGGCAGCAGCAACGTGATCGCCAGTGGCGACAAGTACCAGGTCATGGCTGACCTCAGTCAGTTTGAACCTCAAGACATTGTGGTGACCACCTACAACTATTGTATTGTCATCCAGGCGGAGAAG GTGGCGGAAGATGGCACAGTCTCCAACACCTTCACTCACAAGTGCCAGCTCCCAGCAGACATGGATCCACTGTCCATCAGCTGTTCCCTGAACGATTCTGGCAAGTTGATCATCACTGCTAGGCGGCAACTCCTGGCCCCACCACCTCTCTATCGCACGGAAGTCAAGCTCTAA